DNA sequence from the Candidatus Methylomirabilota bacterium genome:
GCCGCCCGCGAGTTCATCGAAATCGGCCGGGAGGCCATCGCGGCCCGCGGACGGTTCGTGGCGGCGCTGGCGGGCGGCGCCACGCCACGCCGCATCTACGAGCTGCTGGCCGAGCCCGAACGCCACGATCAGATCGACTGGACGCGGGTGGAGTTCTTCTGGGGAGACGAACGCGCCGTCCCGCCCGATCACCCGGACTCGAACTATGGGATGGCCGCGGCGGCGCTCCTCGCCGAGCTGGATCTGCAGCCGGAGCAGATTCATCGGATCCAGGCCGAGCGGCCGGACCGCGAGCGGGCGGCCCGCGACTACCAGATCGAGATCGCGCGCGTCTTCGGGGTGAGCCCCGACGGGCCCCCGCCGGTCTTCGATCTGATCCTGCTCGGCATGGGGGCCGATGGGCACACGGCATCGCTCTTCCCCTACACCGATGCCCTCCGCGAGCAGCACCGCCACGTCGTGTCGCACTACGTCGCCAAGCTCCAGGCCGACCGGATCACGCTCACGTTCCCGATCATCAACCGGGCCGGCGAGATCCGCGTCGTCGCCGCCGGCGCCGAGAAGGCGCCGACGCTCAAGGAAGTGCTGGAGGGCCCCCCCGATCCCGAGCGGCTGCCCTCCCAGCTCCTCGACCCTGTGGCCGGCCGCCTGGCCTGGCTCGTCGATCGGGCGGCGGCCAGCCAGCTGGCCCTCGAGGAGTGCCGATGAACGAGATCGCGCTGCGGCTCAGCCAGCACCTGCGCGTGGAGGCGGCTGAGACCGGCGATCTGGTCGTCGTGCTGGACCAGATCGCCGTGGCCGGCAAGCTCATCGCCCGCGAGCTCGGGCGGGCCAGCCTGATCGGCCAGCTCGGCCTGACCGGTGACGTGAACGTGCAGGGCGAAGTGGTCAAGAAGCTCGACGTCTGGGCCAACGACGTCATGGTCCGCGTGCTCGACGCCAGCGGCGTCGTGTGCACGATGGTCTCCGAGGAGATGGACGAGCCGCTCCACCTCGCCCAGCGCTGCCCCGCCGGCCAGTACGTCGTCTGCTTCGACCCCGTGGACGGCTCGTCGAACCTGGACGTGAACGGCATCGTGGGCACGATCTTTTCGATCCGCCGGCGGCGCGGCCGCGGGACCGATCACGCCGCGGCGGATGCCGTTCAGCCCGGCTCGGCCCAGGTGGCGGCGGGCTACGTCATGTACGGGCCGAGCACGGCGCTGGTCTACACGGCAGGCAAGGGTGTTCACGCCTTCACGCTCGACCCCACCATCGGGGAGTTCGTGCGCGCGCGCCCGCACATCCAGACCCCCGGCCGCGGACACATCTACAGCGTGAACGAGGCGCATGCCCCGCTGTGGGCGCCCGGCATTCGCGAGTACATCGATTATCTGAGAGCGCGCGACCCGGCCAGCGGGCGCCCGTACACCGGGCGCTACGTCGGCTCCATGGTCGCCGACGTGCACCGCACGCTCCTGGAGGGCGGCATCTTCCTCTACCCCGGCGAGGCGGGCGCCGACGGCAAGACGAGCGGGAAGCTTCGCCTGCAGTACGAAGCCGCGCCGATGGCGTTCCTCATGGAGCAGGCTGGCGGCAAGGCCAGCACGGGACGCGAACGAATCCAGGACATTCACCCCGCCTCTGCACACCAGCGTGTCCCGATCCTGATCGGAAGCCGGGACGACGTGACGATGGCAGAAGAGTTCGTGGCGGGCCGCCGCTGACACGAGGACTTGCGATGAGCCAACGGGTAAGAGAGATCCTCAGCTGGTACGGCGCCGATAATCCCGGCACTCTGACGAACCTCGCGCGCCTGCTGAACCACGGCACGCTGGCGGGCAGCGGCCGGATGGTCATCCTGCCCGTGGACCAGGGCTTCGAGCACGGGCCCGCCCGCAGCTTCGCCCCCAATCCACCGGCCTATGATCCGCGCTACCACTTCGAGCTGGCCATCGAGTCCGGGTGCAGCGCCTACGCGGCGCCGCTGGGCTTCCTGGAAGCCGGCGCCCGCGAGTTCGCCGGCCAGATCCCCCTGATTCTCAAGCTGAACGACCACGATGTCCTCCTGGAGGAGCCGGACCCGACCCAGGCGCTGACCGGCAGCGTGGCCGACGCGCTCCGTCTGGGATGCGTCGGCGTCGGCTTCACCATCTACCCGGGGTCGCTGCACCGGCTGGAGATGTACAGCCAGATCCGGGCCATCGCCGAGGAGGCCAAGCGCTACGGCCTGGTGGTGGTCGTCTGGTCCTACCCGCGCGGCTCCGGGCTCTCCAGGCAGGGGGAGACGGCGATCGACGTGACCGCGTATGCGGCGCACATCGCCGCCCAGCTCGGCGCGCACATCATCAAGGTCAAGCTCCCCTCGGCCCACGTCGAGCAGGAGGCGGCCAAGAAGATCTACGAGAAGGAACGGGTCGCGATCGGGAAGCTCACCGAGCGCGTCCGCCACGTCGTGCAGTCGACCTTCAACGGGCGCCGCGTGGTGATCTTCTCCGGCGGCCCGACGCAGGAGCGCGACGAGGCGGTCTTCGAGGAGATCCGGGCGATCCGCGAGGGCGGCGGATTCGGCTCGATCATCGGCCGGAACTCGTTCCAGCGGACGAAGCCCGACGCCCTCAAGTTCCTGAAGACGATCATGGACATCTACGCCGGCTGAGGGCGATGATCCTCGCCGGCGACGTGGGCGGGACGAAGACGGTCCTGGCGCTCTTCGAAGAGCGGCGCGGCCAGCTCACGCTCGCTCGGGACGTCACGCGACCGAGCCGCGAGTTCCCGAGCCTGGAGGCGATCGTCCGCGACTTCCTCGACGGGGGTCCCCGGCCCGACGTCGCCGCCGCCTGCTTCGGGGTGGCCGGCGCGGTGATCGACGGCCACTGCGTGACGACCAATCTTCCCTGGACGCTCGATGAAAAAGTTCTGAGTCACGCCATCCCGACGCCCCGGGTGAAGCTCCTCAACGACCTCGAGGCCGCCGCCTGGGGGGTGATGCGCCTGCCGGCCGCGGAGCTGGCGACGCTCCAGGCCGGCACCCCGCGGAAGGGAAACATGGTGCTGATCGCCGCCGGCACCGGGCTGGGGGAGGCGCTGATCGTCGGGGACGGCGCGCGTCATCAGGTGATCGCGTCGGAGGGCGGCCACGCCGACTTCGCGCCACGCACCGAGCGCGAGACCGAGCTGCTCGGCTACCTCCGCCGCGAGTTCGGCCACGTCAGCTACGAGCGCGTGCTGTCGGGGCCGGGGCTCTTCAACATCTATCGCTTCCTGCTGGACACCAGCGGCCTGGCGGAGCCGCCGTGGCTCAAGGATCGCCTGGCCAGCGGCGACCGCAGCGCCGTCATCTCGGAAGTCGGGCTCGGCGGCGGGCACCCGCTCTGCGTGGAAGCGCTGGAGCTGTTCGCATCGATCTATGGGGCCGAGGCCGGGAACCTGGCCCTCAAGGCGCTGGCCGTGGGCGGCGTCTACGTCGGCGGCGGGATCGCCCCCAAGATTCGGGCCAAGCTCAGCGACGGCAGGTTCGTGGCCGCGTTCCGCGACAAGGGACGCTTCGCCGGACTGATGGAGTCGATCCCGGTGCATCTGGCCCTCAACCCGCGGGCGCCCCTCCTGGGGGCGGCCCTCGTCGCCGCCGGCGCCCACCTCACTCCGGGTTCCCGCTCTTGAGCCGCTGCTCGATGAGCTGCTGGAACAGACCCCGGAGCGGGGGCAGGCTGGCGAACAGCGCCGAAAACGCCGCCCGGTCCACGGTCAGGACGTTCACGGTCGTTCGGGTGCGGGCGGCGGCCATGCGCGGCAGATCGCTCACCAGCGCCATCTCCCCGAAGCACTCGCCCGGGCCCAGGCGGGCCAGCACGACCTCCTCGCGGCCCGGCTCGTTCTTCACGACCTCCACCTCGCCGTCCACGATGATGTAAAGGCGGTCGCCCCGCTCGCCCTGGTCGAAAATGACCTCGTCGGCTTCGAAGTGCTCGCGGCCGACCGACGCCCCCTGGCCGGCCTTCACCTGCACGATGTCGGGCTTGAGGAAGAGGTCGAGCAGCCAGTCGGTGGCGACCCGCAGCTTGCGATCGAGGCCCGGCAGCTTCATCAGATAAATCGTCCGCCAGACGAACCAGGCCGGAAAGCCGGAGAGCTTCACCCCGAGAATCTCGGCCACGGCCGAATGGTGGCCGAGGGCGCCCAGCTTTCCCAGCGCCTTGAACGCGAACGGCCGCTTCGGCTCGCCGCGGAGCGTCGCCACGATGTTCTGGGCGCAGCAGGCGGCCTGGCGGGTGGCGTGCTGGGCGGTGGGGGGACACGGCTGCCCCGTCGCCCGGTCCGGCACCGAGGCGCAATCGCCGATGGCCCAGACGCCGGGATGATCGGGCACTTCGAGGTACTCGTTGACGACGATCTTGCCCCGTTCCTTCCGACAAGGGAGCGCCTCGATCAGCGGGTTGGGGGCCGAGGGGACGGTGCTGATCAGCGTCTTGGTGGGGATCCGTTCCCCATCCTGCAGCAGCGCGTAGTCGGCGGTGGCCCCGGCCAGACGCGTGTTCAAACGAATCTCCACGCCCCGCCGCTGCAGCAGCCCCTGCGCGAAATCGGCCAGGTCTCTCGGCAGCTCCGGCAGGACCCGGGCGCCGGCCAGGAGGACCACGCGAATCTCGGCGGTGGGAATATTGCGAAAGCTTCGGGCCACCGTGCGGACGAAGTCGTTGAGCTCGGCCACGGCTTCGACGCCGGAGAACCCGCTGCCCGCCACCACGAACGCGAGGAGGGCCCCCCGGAGCTGGGGGTCCTTCTCGATATCGGCCTCCTCGAGAGCGTGGATGATGTGGTTGCGCAGGACCAGGGCGTCGCCCAGGTACTTGAACGTCAGGGCGTGCTCCTCCAGCCCGGGCTGGCCGGAGAAGCTCGTGATGTTCCCCAGGGCGATCACCAGGTGGTCGTACTCGAGCTGGTACGGTCGGGGACGGAAGCCCGAGCTGGTCGTCACGATGCGGTTGTTCAGGTCGATGCTCTCGACGGTGCGCGTGTAGAGATCGGTGTTGGGGCAGAGGCGGCGGATCGGCGCGATCGTGTCCAGGATGCCGATGCTGCCGGAAATCACCTCGGGGAGCATCGGTTGAAAGACGAGATAGTTGTCCCGGCTGACCAGACCGATCTCCACCTCCGCGGCCCGGCGGAGCTTGCGTTCCAGCGCCATCGCCGTGTAGACGCCCCCGAACCCGCCGCCGAGGATGAGGATCCGGGTTCGCCTCATGGACCCTTGACGAGCTGGGGGACGGCGAACGGCCCGCTGGGGTCGCGTTCCCTGGTCTTGTCGTGGTAGACGTGACACTCGACGCAGCCGGTGCGAGCCCCTCCCCTCGCCCGATGACACTCCCGGCACACCGTGACCGAGGGGAGCAGCACGTCGGTGGTTTCCTTGCTCAGCGTCGCCTTGTGGCACTCCGTACAGGCGAGCGGACGGTGGGCGCCGTGGTCGAACACGCTGTGGGGCAGCCACCGCACGGGAATCGCGGTCGGCGCCACCTGAGGCAGCCGATCCGGCGCGAAGGTCATGGTGTGGCAGAACTCACACTTCTGCTTGAACATGATCCTCTCGGCGCCCTGGAGCTGCGCCGACGCCCACTCCAGCGGGGAGGCGCCCGCGGCCCGGGCGGGCCCTGTCCTGGCCTCGGCCTCCTCGCCGCGGCCCCGGCGCCCGCGCGGCCGGTCGGAGGCAGGCTCATCGGATGACTCGCCGCCCCGCTGCAGTCGCCGGCCGCGCGGCTGGTCCCCGGTGGGCTCTTCCTTCGTCTCGGTCTCCTCACCCCGGCGTCCCAGCCGACCGCCGCGCGGCCGATCCGTCGCCCCAGCGTCCACGGTCCCGCTCGGCGGGCGACCGCCGCCCGGCTGCTCCGCGGCGTCCGCCCTGGCCAGCTCGAGCTCCTGGCACTGCTTCTTCTTGTCCGCCTCGACGCTCCCGGCCTTCGCACCGGGCGACAGCGCCTGACACTGCTCGAAGGCCTCGATGAAGAGCGTGCGGAGATAGGCGTGGACGATCGCCGGCGTGTCGTGCGGCGCCACCGCCTCGGGGAGCCGCGCGTCCACATCGAGCGGGTGACAGGCCGGCCCACAGTGCCTGGTGTAGGAGATCGGCTGCATCGCGGCGCGGGAGGCCTCGGGCTGGTGACAGAAGGCGCAGCCGAGCTGCAGCCCTTCCCGCTTGTCGAGGATGCCCTGGCGCCTCTTCAAGGCCCGAAGCTCTTCCAGGCCCTTGAGACCGACCTTGAGGTGTTTCTGGTGGTTCAGCTTGATCTGCGCGGTGTCCTTCAGCTCCGCCGTCCGGTCGAGGCTCACGCGCTGGACAGCGCCTTTTTCCCTGACGGCAACCTTGAACTCCGGGTGGCTGGAGGCGAAGTCGCGGATCTTCGGCGCAAACGGCGACGGCGTTCCCGTCTTCGTCCCCAGGTCGGCGTGACACTGGGTGCACTGGGCGTCCCCGAGCGCGGAGAGCGCGACGTGCCCCTTGTGCTCGACATGACAACTGGCACAGGTCGGATCGAAGGCCTGCGCCTCGTGGTGGATCGGGCCGTCGTGGCAGGCCAGGCACGCCTGGTCGCTGACCCGGAGGAAGAAGCCCCGGGCCGGCGCCCCGCTGGGGGCCGCGCCGCCTCCCTCCGGCGGCCGATGGCAGTCCGAGCACTGGGTCCAGAACATGGCGTGAGCGATCGACAGCGGTCCGCTGGTGTAGATCCGCTGATCGCCGCGGGCCGCGTAGGCGATGAGCCAGGCCGTCGCCACCAGCGGCGCCGCGATGGAGAGGATGAGCTTCCAGCGGCGGAAGGCGTGCAGACGCTTGAAGTACTGCAGCTCGATGCGCTTGGCGCGGATCTTCGTGGTGTAGCGGTCGTCGGCCACCGGCGCGCCTCTAGTGCCGTTCCAACTTGTTGATACTAAATCTGTCCACGAACGACGTACACGGTGCCTTCCTAGGCGCGAATAGTTGGAACGGCACTAGTACCGTTCCAACTTGTTGATACTAAATCTGTCCACGAACGACGTACACGGTGCCTTCCTAGGCGCGAATAGTTGGAACGGCACTAGTACCGCACGCTCACGACGGCGTGGACGATCGAGAGGAGCAGGAGCGCCATCGACAGGGGGACGTGCACCAGGAGCCAGCCGTGCAGCCAGTGGTGCAACCGTCGCTGAACGGCGAGCTGCCGCCGTTCCTCGCAGATCGCCTGCAGCTCGTCGATGACCTCGCCCAGCGCCGGCGGCAGCGCCATTCTCAAGTGTTGGAACATGGCCTCGCCCTGCCGCGGGGCGGCCAGGCGGCCGTCCCCAGGGAGCCGGGGAGCCAGAAAGGGCCGGATGTCGGTCACGTAGGCCTCGCGGAGCACGACGCTCTCCGGCAACGCGGTCGTCCACGTCGGTCGCGCGCGCAGGACGGGCCGGGCGAGCACCTGGCCCCGCTCCAGACCGCCCCCGCCGTGCCGCTCGGTCGCGGGCAGGGGCTCGGCGACGGGCAAGGGGCCGGCGACGGCGGCCACCAGGGCGTCGGCCTCCGAGCGGAGCTGGGCGACGATGGAGTCGATCTGCTCGTACACCGTCTCCAGCGGGAGCTGCGTCTGCATCATCCGCGGCAGGATCTGCTGGAGCACCAGGCCATAGATCCCGCTCAGGATCACCACGGTGAAGAGCGCCATGAGAGCGAACGTGAGGGGGCCGCCCCACCGGAAGCCGCCGTGGAAGAGGATCAAGAAGTAGCTGAGCAGACCGAGCCAGAGGTGCCCCTTCATCCAGGTCGTGGCGCGTCCGATGCGCCAGGTCGGCACCTTGCGTCGAGCCCCCAGCAGCCCCGCGTAGACCATGAGGGCCAGCCCCGCCCCGCCGTAGATCAGCCCGGGCCAGCTCCCGCCGCTCGGCCCCTGCATCGCGCCGCGCGCATACGGAATATAGGCCGCGGAGGCGACGAGGAGGACGACGAGCGTTCCGACAACCCAGCGGCGATGGCTAGCATCGAGGAGCATGCGGCGCGCCCGGGGGCCGGACTACTTCGCCAACCCCAGCTTGTCGGCGAAGAAGGTCAACGGTTCCACGCGGATCGCGGCCGCGTGCGGACAGGCATAGACGCACGCCGGCTCTTTCAGCTCCCGGCTCAGATCGCAGGTCGTCGCCTTCTCGCGGACCACGGCCTTCTTCTGGCCCGGATGGAGCTCGTCCCCCACCGCGACCGTGAACGAGTGCAGGTTGATGTTTCCGTAGGGACAACTCTCCGCGCACAGGCCGCAGCCGATGCACCAGTCCTCGATGATGATCTCCAGCGAGTCGCGGCGGCGGATCGACCCCACCGGGCAGCCGATCATGCAGAGCGGATCACGGCAGGACCGACAGGACGTCGCCACCAGGTACTTGTCGAATCGCAGCCCGTCGCGCACCAGCCGGGTGACGCCGTCGTGGGCGGCGGCGCAGGCGCGGACACAGAGATCGCAGCGGGTACAGCGCTCGAGGTCGATCAGGAGCAGGTTCTGCGCCTCCATGAGGCCCTGGGTCAGGAAGTCGGCGATGGGGACCGTGCTGACCTGCCGGTGGCGCTCCTGGTCTTGGGCCAGCCGGGCGGCCGCTTCGGCCTCCAGCTTGGCCCGGATCTCGGGAAAGCGCTCCAGCATCGCGTGGAAGTCCTCGCCGCGGATCCGGACGACCTCGACGTGGTCGAGCGCGCTGCAGGTAGCCGTGCGGACGCCGCCGCCCAGCAGGCCGATCTCGCCGAAGTAGTTGCCGCGGGCCAGGTACCGCAACACCATCTCGCCCCCGGGGAAGGTCTGGGTGACCTTGACGAAGCCGATCCGGACCAGGAAGAAGCTGTCGGCCGCCTCCCCCTGACGGCAGATGACCTGGCCGGGCTCGTAGGGGATCAGCTCGACGCGGTCGCGGAGATGGCCGATGAAGTCGTCGGTGACCCCGGCGAACATCGGCACGCTGCGAAGATGCGTGGCCAGCGCGCGCTCCCGATACCCCCGGTCGAGCTCGGCCTTGAAGCGCTTGTTCTTCTGGAGCACGTGGAGCACGTTCCGGAGCATCTCGAGGACCTCGGTCTCCTCGACGGCCCGCACCGTGGCCGACCTCGGGTAGAAGCTCATGCACGTCATCTC
Encoded proteins:
- a CDS encoding cyclic nucleotide-binding domain-containing protein; its protein translation is MPDPVVKLTIDGAAVEVPAGTSVFDAARSLGVDIPTLCHAQHQTPVGVCRVCTVEVAGGRVLTASCVRPAENGMDVRTNTERVRQARRMLYELLLADHPSPCLRQAATGDCELETQARRAGLQTARFTPRLSARGIDDSSPIIKVDHSACILCDRCIRGCSEVKQNFVIGRTGKGGGAGIAFDTDVPMGHSTCVGCGECMVSCPTGALTNKKVLDVRLPQGELLAPDELLQLPIFAGVSGTFLALNKGSVIRRRFRPGEIICREGEQGSTAFYVLSGKVEVSISTPMAHVKSGPPTGRAGVANFFRRLSQLVGSDEDRREDGQQRFIPIDGPIDLDYGNPVARIGPGELFGEMTCMSFYPRSATVRAVEETEVLEMLRNVLHVLQKNKRFKAELDRGYRERALATHLRSVPMFAGVTDDFIGHLRDRVELIPYEPGQVICRQGEAADSFFLVRIGFVKVTQTFPGGEMVLRYLARGNYFGEIGLLGGGVRTATCSALDHVEVVRIRGEDFHAMLERFPEIRAKLEAEAAARLAQDQERHRQVSTVPIADFLTQGLMEAQNLLLIDLERCTRCDLCVRACAAAHDGVTRLVRDGLRFDKYLVATSCRSCRDPLCMIGCPVGSIRRRDSLEIIIEDWCIGCGLCAESCPYGNINLHSFTVAVGDELHPGQKKAVVREKATTCDLSRELKEPACVYACPHAAAIRVEPLTFFADKLGLAK
- the glk gene encoding glucokinase, whose translation is MILAGDVGGTKTVLALFEERRGQLTLARDVTRPSREFPSLEAIVRDFLDGGPRPDVAAACFGVAGAVIDGHCVTTNLPWTLDEKVLSHAIPTPRVKLLNDLEAAAWGVMRLPAAELATLQAGTPRKGNMVLIAAGTGLGEALIVGDGARHQVIASEGGHADFAPRTERETELLGYLRREFGHVSYERVLSGPGLFNIYRFLLDTSGLAEPPWLKDRLASGDRSAVISEVGLGGGHPLCVEALELFASIYGAEAGNLALKALAVGGVYVGGGIAPKIRAKLSDGRFVAAFRDKGRFAGLMESIPVHLALNPRAPLLGAALVAAGAHLTPGSRS
- the pgl gene encoding 6-phosphogluconolactonase; protein product: MRDVRLSADAEALGRAAAREFIEIGREAIAARGRFVAALAGGATPRRIYELLAEPERHDQIDWTRVEFFWGDERAVPPDHPDSNYGMAAAALLAELDLQPEQIHRIQAERPDRERAARDYQIEIARVFGVSPDGPPPVFDLILLGMGADGHTASLFPYTDALREQHRHVVSHYVAKLQADRITLTFPIINRAGEIRVVAAGAEKAPTLKEVLEGPPDPERLPSQLLDPVAGRLAWLVDRAAASQLALEECR
- a CDS encoding class I fructose-bisphosphate aldolase is translated as MSQRVREILSWYGADNPGTLTNLARLLNHGTLAGSGRMVILPVDQGFEHGPARSFAPNPPAYDPRYHFELAIESGCSAYAAPLGFLEAGAREFAGQIPLILKLNDHDVLLEEPDPTQALTGSVADALRLGCVGVGFTIYPGSLHRLEMYSQIRAIAEEAKRYGLVVVVWSYPRGSGLSRQGETAIDVTAYAAHIAAQLGAHIIKVKLPSAHVEQEAAKKIYEKERVAIGKLTERVRHVVQSTFNGRRVVIFSGGPTQERDEAVFEEIRAIREGGGFGSIIGRNSFQRTKPDALKFLKTIMDIYAG
- the fbp gene encoding class 1 fructose-bisphosphatase, giving the protein MNEIALRLSQHLRVEAAETGDLVVVLDQIAVAGKLIARELGRASLIGQLGLTGDVNVQGEVVKKLDVWANDVMVRVLDASGVVCTMVSEEMDEPLHLAQRCPAGQYVVCFDPVDGSSNLDVNGIVGTIFSIRRRRGRGTDHAAADAVQPGSAQVAAGYVMYGPSTALVYTAGKGVHAFTLDPTIGEFVRARPHIQTPGRGHIYSVNEAHAPLWAPGIREYIDYLRARDPASGRPYTGRYVGSMVADVHRTLLEGGIFLYPGEAGADGKTSGKLRLQYEAAPMAFLMEQAGGKASTGRERIQDIHPASAHQRVPILIGSRDDVTMAEEFVAGRR
- a CDS encoding FAD-dependent oxidoreductase, with the translated sequence MRRTRILILGGGFGGVYTAMALERKLRRAAEVEIGLVSRDNYLVFQPMLPEVISGSIGILDTIAPIRRLCPNTDLYTRTVESIDLNNRIVTTSSGFRPRPYQLEYDHLVIALGNITSFSGQPGLEEHALTFKYLGDALVLRNHIIHALEEADIEKDPQLRGALLAFVVAGSGFSGVEAVAELNDFVRTVARSFRNIPTAEIRVVLLAGARVLPELPRDLADFAQGLLQRRGVEIRLNTRLAGATADYALLQDGERIPTKTLISTVPSAPNPLIEALPCRKERGKIVVNEYLEVPDHPGVWAIGDCASVPDRATGQPCPPTAQHATRQAACCAQNIVATLRGEPKRPFAFKALGKLGALGHHSAVAEILGVKLSGFPAWFVWRTIYLMKLPGLDRKLRVATDWLLDLFLKPDIVQVKAGQGASVGREHFEADEVIFDQGERGDRLYIIVDGEVEVVKNEPGREEVVLARLGPGECFGEMALVSDLPRMAAARTRTTVNVLTVDRAAFSALFASLPPLRGLFQQLIEQRLKSGNPE